The Candidatus Zixiibacteriota bacterium genome has a segment encoding these proteins:
- a CDS encoding ATP-binding cassette domain-containing protein: MIETKNLWKTYVMGTQELHALKGVDVQIEEGEYVAIMGPSGSGKSTLMNLIGCLDTPTRGEYFLNDVDVSAMNDNELARIRNKEIGFVFQTFNLLPRANALHNVELPLIYSGIDSGSRREMAEKALTQVDLLDWATHRPNELSGGQRQRVAIARALVTNPSIILADEPTGNLDTKTGLEIMKLFRELNDRGNTLVMVTHDPEIAEFADRIISIRDGQIETEKQGRGNTSGVS, encoded by the coding sequence ATGATTGAAACTAAAAATCTGTGGAAAACCTATGTTATGGGTACCCAGGAACTCCACGCCCTCAAGGGTGTCGATGTTCAGATCGAAGAAGGTGAATATGTCGCCATCATGGGGCCATCAGGATCAGGTAAATCGACCTTGATGAACCTGATAGGTTGCCTTGATACTCCCACCAGGGGTGAGTATTTTCTTAACGATGTCGATGTTTCCGCTATGAACGACAATGAGCTGGCGAGGATCCGCAACAAGGAGATCGGGTTCGTTTTCCAGACTTTTAATCTCCTGCCTCGTGCCAACGCATTGCACAATGTCGAACTGCCCCTGATTTACAGCGGAATCGACAGTGGAAGCCGTCGCGAAATGGCTGAAAAAGCACTCACACAGGTAGACCTGCTCGACTGGGCCACTCATCGACCCAATGAACTTTCGGGTGGTCAAAGACAGAGAGTGGCGATAGCCAGAGCCCTGGTGACCAACCCATCGATTATCCTGGCTGATGAGCCGACCGGAAACCTCGACACCAAAACCGGTCTCGAAATCATGAAACTCTTCCGCGAACTAAATGACCGCGGCAACACCTTGGTCATGGTCACTCATGACCCGGAAATCGCTGAATTTGCCGACCGGATAATCAGTATTCGCGACGGTCAAATTGAAACTGAAAAGCAAGGACGCGGTAATACCTCGGGTGTTAGTTAA